The Populus alba chromosome 4, ASM523922v2, whole genome shotgun sequence genome contains a region encoding:
- the LOC118050613 gene encoding arginine decarboxylase yields MPALACCVDAAHAPPGYAFPAGDSSLPFPVPCSPGVPLSTTSTHTAAAASENSSAHWSPSLSAALYKIDGWGAPYFSVNSSGNVSAHPYGADTLPHQEIDLLKIVKKVSDPKWVGGLGLQLPVIVRLPDVLKNRLESLQSAFDFAIQSQVYEAHYQGVYPVKCNQDRFVVEDIVRFGSPFRFGLEAGSKPELLLAMSCLCKGNPEALLICNGFKDGEYISLALIARKLALNTVIVLEQEEEIDLVIELSKKMSIRPVVGVRAKLRTKHSGHFGSTSGEKGKFGLTTTQILRVVKKLEQAGMLDCFQLLHFHIGSQIPSTSLLADGVSEAAQIYCELVRLGARMQVIDIGGGLGIDYDGSKSGNSDLSVAYGLDEYALAVVQAVKFVCDRKNVKHPVICSESGRAIVSHHSILIFEAISSSSTSAASMTSYEMQYYLGALTEDARADYRNLTASAIRGEHEACLLYADQLKQSCIDQFKEGNIGMEQLAAVDALCELFYKTIGASDPVRTYHVNLSLFTSIPDFWGIGQLFPIVPIHRLDQRPGARGILSDLTCDSDGKIDKFIGGESSLPLHEIEGGGAGGNGGKYYLGMFLGGAYEEALGGIHNLFGGPSVVRVSQSDGPHSFLVTQAVPGPSCGDVLRVMQHEPELMYETLKHRVEEYCHHDEDSDDGDSDHGMGSIASLANSLASCFHNMPYLVAPCSVTAMNNSGFYYCNEDDYNAAADTSSCEDEK; encoded by the coding sequence ATGCCTGCCCTGGCTTGTTGCGTTGATGCTGCGCATGCGCCTCCCGGCTACGCTTTTCCTGCCGGGGATAGCTCTCTTCCGTTCCCGGTGCCATGTTCGCCGGGCGTACCTCTTTCAACAACCTCCACCCATACCGCCGCCGCCGCCTCTGAAAATTCCTCTGCTCATTGGTCACCTTCCCTCTCTGCCGCGCTTTACAAAATCGATGGCTGGGGTGCTCCGTATTTCTCTGTGAATTCCTCCGGCAATGTTTCCGCCCATCCTTACGGTGCGGACACGCTGCCTCACCAGGAGATTGATTTGCTAAAAATAGTGAAGAAAGTTTCGGATCCAAAATGGGTTGGTGGGCTGGGGCTCCAGCTCCCAGTAATTGTACGCTTGCCTGACGTGCTTAAAAACAGGCTAGAATCTCTGCAGTCTGCTTTTGATTTCGCAATCCAGTCTCAGGTCTACGAGGCTCATTACCAAGGTGTTTATCCTGTGAAATGTAACCAGGACCGGTTTGTTGTTGAAGATATTGTGAGATTCGGATCTCCGTTCCGGTTCGGGTTGGAAGCTGGGTCAAAACCCGAGCTTCTCTTAGCTATGAGCTGTTTGTGCAAGGGAAACCCGGAAGCGCTCCTGATTTGTAATGGGTTCAAAGATGGAGAGTACATTTCTCTCGCGTTGATTGCCAGGAAACTCGCTTTGAATACAGTGATTGTTcttgaacaagaagaagagattGACCTGGTTATTGAACTGAGCAAGAAAATGTCTATTAGGCCTGTGGTTGGTGTTCGAGCAAAGCTGAGGACAAAACATTCGGGTCATTTCGGGTCCACTTCAGGTGAGAAAGGGAAATTCGGGTTAACTACGACCCAGATTTTGCGGGTCGTGAAGAAGCTTGAACAAGCAGGAATGCTTGATTGCTTCCAGCTGCTGCATTTCCATATTGGATCTCAGATCCCCTCTACATCCTTGCTTGCTGATGGTGTAAGCGAGGCTGCGCAGATCTACTGTGAATTGGTCCGTCTTGGTGCTCGTATGCAAGTCATTGACATTGGAGGTGGGCTTGGTATCGATTATGACGGGTCTAAATCTGGTAATTCAGATCTTTCCGTGGCATATGGGCTTGATGAGTATGCTCTAGCTGTCGTGCAAGCTGTCAAGTTTGTCTGTGACCGTAAGAATGTTAAGCATCCAGTGATTTGCAGCGAAAGCGGGCGTGCTATTGTTTCTCACCACTCAATTTTGATATTCGAGGCTATATCTTCAAGCTCGACTAGTGCCGCGTCAATGACTTCGTATGAAATGCAGTATTATCTTGGCGCGCTTACTGAGGATGCTCGTGCTGATTACCGGAACTTAACTGCTTCAGCAATAAGAGGTGAGCATGAGGCCTGCTTGTTGTACGCTGATCAATTGAAACAAAGTTGCATTGATCAGTTTAAAGAAGGAAATATTGGTATGGAACAATTAGCTGCTGTTGATGCATTGTGTGAATTGTTCTATAAAACCATTGGTGCATCTGATCCAGTTCGCACTTATCATGTGAATTTATCTCTGTTTACTTCAATTCCTGATTTCTGGGGGATTGGACAGTTGTTTCCAATAGTCCCTATTCATCGACTTGATCAAAGGCCTGGCGCGAGAGGAATTTTGTCTGATCTAACATGTGATAGTGATGGGAAGATTGATAAGTTCATAGGTGGTGAGTCCAGCTTGCCACTTCATGAAATTGAAGGTGGTGGTGCCGGTGGTAATGGTGGGAAGTATTACCTGGGGATGTTTTTGGGCGGGGCTTATGAGGAGGCGCTCGGTGGAATTCACAACCTGTTCGGTGGCCCTAGCGTCGTGCGGGTTTCACAGAGTGATGGGCCACACAGCTTCTTAGTCACGCAAGCTGTGCCTGGCCCGTCATGTGGTGATGTCCTCCGAGTTATGCAGCACGAGCCTGAGCTCATGTACGAGACCCTGAAGCACCGCGTCGAAGAATATTGTCACCATGATGAGGATAGCGATGATGGTGATAGCGATCATGGAATGGGAAGCATTGCTAGTTTAGCCAACAGCCTTGCTAGCTGCTTCCATAACATGCCTTATCTGGTGGCTCCTTGTTCAGTTACTGCTATGAATAATAGTGGCTTCTACTACTGCAACGAGGATGATTACAATGCTGCTGCTGATACTTCTTCCTGCGAGGATGAGAAGTGA